From the Cryptomeria japonica chromosome 2, Sugi_1.0, whole genome shotgun sequence genome, one window contains:
- the LOC131060456 gene encoding uncharacterized protein LOC131060456: protein MGLSSVGVVLTDHYGDMVKLGAQQIRKGTNNEAEAFAALLAIRCARSHGVRKLHLEGDSLIIIQAIKNGEIKAWHLQNYLSLILEELNSFEDVVVSHVRREGNKVVDKLSKWALSFNQVEEIRFEDFDGELSLDET from the coding sequence ATGGGGTTGTCTAGTGTGGGTGTGGTGCTAACAGACCACTATGGCGACATGGTGAAGTTAGGGGCTCAACAAATTAGGAAGGGGACTAATAATGAAGCAGAAGCGTTTGCAGCTTTGCTTGCAATCCGATGTGCTCGGAGCCATGGAGTTAGAAAATTACATTTGGAGGGTGATTCGTTGATCATAATCCAAGCTATCAAAAATGGAGAAATTAAGGCTTGGCATTTGCAGAACTACTTATCCTTAATATTAGAGGAATTGAATTCATTCGAAGATGTTGTGGTCAGTCATGTTAGGAGGGAGGGTAATAAGGTGGTTGATAAATTATCTAAGTGGGCATTGTCTTTTAATCAAGTGGAAGAAAtaagatttgaagattttgatgGTGAGTTATCATTAGATGAAACATGA